The Candidatus Methylomirabilis lanthanidiphila genome has a window encoding:
- a CDS encoding ABC transporter permease — protein MPFELFVGLRYLKARRGQAFISLITLISIGGVALGVMALIVVLAVMSGFERDLRSKILGTNAHLWIMRSGDRGIEEPDQTIARVREVPHVVAASPFTYHQVMLSTGRGAGGVVLRGLDLQSAQEVTSLTKSFAEVDPTRLKGPAEGRGWQLDPEGIIIGRALATNLGVGLGGRVNVISPFGNVLTPFGLAPRMRSFTVAGIFEMGMYEYDSALAYITIAAAQQLFQMGPSVTGLEVKVDDLYRAKEVGAEIQRRLGFPYVARDWMQLHRNLFAALKLEKLAMFIILTMIVLVAAFNIVSTLIMKVMDKGAEIGILKSIGASSRSIMLIFMVEGVVIGLVGTLLGTAGGAMICKLQETYKIVRLQSDVYLLDAVPILMKGTDLALIASSTLVLSFLATLYPSWRAARLDPVVAIRYE, from the coding sequence ATGCCGTTTGAGCTGTTCGTAGGACTTCGGTATCTGAAGGCGAGGCGAGGGCAGGCGTTTATCTCCCTGATCACACTGATCTCTATCGGCGGCGTCGCCCTCGGCGTCATGGCGCTCATAGTTGTGCTGGCGGTGATGAGCGGATTTGAGCGTGACCTTCGGAGCAAGATCCTCGGAACCAACGCGCATCTCTGGATCATGCGCTCTGGGGATCGCGGGATCGAAGAGCCGGACCAGACAATCGCGCGGGTCCGCGAGGTTCCACATGTGGTCGCGGCCTCGCCATTCACCTACCACCAGGTGATGCTGAGCACGGGTCGAGGGGCAGGCGGAGTAGTCCTTCGCGGCCTCGACCTCCAGTCTGCGCAGGAAGTGACGTCGTTGACCAAGAGCTTCGCCGAGGTCGATCCGACGAGGCTGAAAGGACCGGCCGAGGGGCGCGGGTGGCAGCTTGATCCCGAGGGGATCATCATCGGGCGCGCTCTGGCAACGAACCTCGGTGTGGGTCTCGGCGGGCGGGTCAATGTCATTTCTCCCTTCGGCAATGTGCTGACACCGTTCGGACTCGCGCCCCGCATGCGAAGTTTCACCGTGGCCGGGATCTTCGAGATGGGGATGTATGAATATGACAGCGCATTGGCCTATATTACGATTGCGGCGGCCCAGCAGCTCTTTCAGATGGGACCATCAGTGACCGGACTCGAGGTCAAGGTGGACGACCTGTACAGGGCAAAAGAGGTGGGTGCAGAGATCCAGCGGCGCCTCGGGTTCCCGTACGTTGCGAGAGATTGGATGCAGTTACACCGCAATCTCTTTGCCGCGCTGAAGCTGGAGAAGCTCGCGATGTTTATTATCCTGACAATGATCGTGCTGGTCGCGGCGTTCAACATCGTGAGCACACTGATCATGAAGGTGATGGATAAAGGGGCGGAGATCGGCATCTTAAAGTCGATCGGCGCCAGCTCCAGGAGCATCATGCTGATCTTCATGGTAGAGGGCGTGGTCATCGGCCTTGTCGGCACCCTCTTGGGGACTGCGGGTGGCGCGATGATCTGCAAGCTGCAGGAGACCTATAAAATCGTCAGGCTTCAGAGCGATGTCTATCTGCTGGATGCCGTTCCGATCCTGATGAAGGGGACCGACCTGGCTCTGATCGCCTCGTCGACGCTGGTCTTAAGTTTCCTTGCGACGCTCTACCCGTCCTGGCGGGCGGCTAGGCTGGACCCGGTTGTCGCGATCCGTTATGAGTGA